One genomic window of Cricetulus griseus strain 17A/GY chromosome 3, alternate assembly CriGri-PICRH-1.0, whole genome shotgun sequence includes the following:
- the LOC100768089 gene encoding NADH dehydrogenase [ubiquinone] 1 beta subcomplex subunit 7, with protein MGAHLAWRYVGDASVETDPLQMPSFPEHKEHVRVATQQEMNDAQLTLQQHDYCAHYLIRLPKCKWDSFPNFLACKHEQHDWHYCDHLDYVKREANEGASSRSWAAAPEEETEGREGRTGQGVGEVGPEVAL; from the coding sequence ATGGGGGCGCACCTGGCCTGGCGCTATGTGGGGGACGCCTCGGTGGAGACTGACCCGCTGCAGATGCCCAGCTTCCCGGAGCACAAGGAACACGTAAGGGTGGCTACGCAACAGGAGATGAACGATGCCCAGCTGACACTGCAGCAACATGACTACTGTGCCCACTACCTCATCCGGCTGCCGAAGTGCAAGTGGGACAGCTTCCCCAACTTCCTGGCTTGCAAGCATGAGCAGCATGACTGGCACTACTGCGACCACCTGGACTACGTAAAGCGTGAAGCGAATGAAGGAGCAAGTTCTAGGAGCTGGGCGGCTGCTccagaggaagaaacagagggaagggaaggcagaacGGGCCAGGGAGTAGGAGAGGTGGGCCCTGAGGTGGCCCTCTAG